The following proteins are encoded in a genomic region of Lutra lutra chromosome 16, mLutLut1.2, whole genome shotgun sequence:
- the CTNS gene encoding cystinosin isoform X1 — protein MIRSWLIIFILLPLKLIEKCESTVDLTVPPTVKLENGSSANISITLQHPLNATLVITFQITFRSKNVTILELPDEVVVPPGVTDASFQVTSQNVGQVTVYLHGNHSNQTGPRIRFLVIHSDVVSTINQVIGWIYFVAWSISFYPQVITNWRRKSVVGLSFDFVALNLTGFVAYSVFNIGLLWVPSIKEQFFLKYPNGVNPVDSNDVFFSLHAVALTLVVMVQCFLYEQGNQHVSWPTISFLVLSWVFVLVTMILAAVGVITWLQFLFCFSYIKLAVTLVKYFPQAYMNFYYKSTEGWSIGNVLLDFTGGSFSLLQMFLQSYNNDQWTLIFGDPTKFGLGIFSIFFDVIFFIQHFCLYRNKPGLQAAHMGSDSRPRQDWVLSLEPKALT, from the exons ATGATAAGGAGTTGGCtgattatttttatccttcttcCCCTGAAGCTCATAGAGAAGTGTG AGTCGACAGTCGACCTCACCGTCCCTCCCACTGTGAAGCTGGAAAATGGAAGCTCAGCCAACATCAGCATCACCCTTCA GCATCCATTAAATGCAACCTTGGTGATCACTTTTCAAATCACATTTCGTTCAAAAAATGTTACTATCCTTGAGCTCCCCGATGAA GTTGTGGTGCCTCCTGGAGTGACAGATGCCTCTTTTCAAGTGACATCTCAAAATGTTGGACAAGTTACTGTTTATCTGCACGGAAATCATTCCAACCAGACTGG CCCGAGGATCCGCTTCCTGGTCATCCACAGTGATGTCGTTAGCACCATAAACCAAGTGATTGGCTGGATTTACTTTGTGGCCTGGTCCATCTCCTTCTACCCGCAGGTGATCACCAACTGGAGGCGGAAAAG TGTCGTTGGTCTAAGCTTTGACTTCGTGGCCCTGAACCTGACAGGCTTCGTGGCCTACAGCGTGTTCAACATTGGTCTCCTCTGGGTACCCTCCATTAAG GAGCAGTTTTTCCTCAAATATCCCAATGGAGTGAACCCTGTGGACAGTAACGATGTCTTCTTCAGTCTGCACGCAGTCGCCCTGACCCTGGTTGTCATGGTGCAGTGTTTCCTCTATGAG CAAGGCAACCAGCATGTGTCCTGGCCTACCATCAGCTTCCTGGTGCTCTCATGGGTCTTCGTGCTCGTCACCATGATTTTGGCTGCAGTTGGGGTAATCACATGGCTGcagtttctcttctgcttctcctaCATCAAGCTCGCAGTGACGCTGGTCAAGTATTTTCCGCAG GCCTACATGAACTTTTACTACAAAAGCACCGAGGGCTGGAGCATTGGTAACGTGCTTCTGGACTTCACTGGGGGCAGCTTCAGCCTCCTCCAGATGTTCCTCCAGTCCTACAACAATG ACCAGTGGACACTGATCTTCGGAGACCCAACCAAGTTTGGACTTGGcatcttctccatcttcttcGATGTGATCTTCTTCATTCAGCACTTCTGCTTATACAGAAATAAACCAGG GCTTCAGGCAGCACACATGGGTTCTGACAGCCGTCCCAGGCAGGATTgggtgctgagcttggagccgaAGGCCTTGACCTAA
- the TAX1BP3 gene encoding tax1-binding protein 3, whose product MSYVPGQPVTAVVQRVEIHKLRQGENLILGFSIGGGIDQDPSQNPFSEDKTDKGIYVTRVSEGGPAEIAGLQIGDKIMQVNGWDMTMVTHDQARKRLTKRSEEVVRLLVTRQSLQKAVQQSMLS is encoded by the exons ATGTCCTACGTCCCGGGCCAGCCGGTCACCGCCGTGGTG CAAAGAGTTGAAATTCATAAGCTGCGTCAAGGTGAGAACTTAATACTGGGCTTCAGCATTGGAGGTGGAATTGACCAGGATCCCTCCCAGAATCCGTTCTCAGAAGACAAGACAGACAAG GGCATTTACGTCACACGAGTATCTGAAGGAGGCCCTGCTGAAATTGCTGGGCTGCAGATTGGAGACAAGATTATGCAG GTGAATGGCTGGGACATGACCATGGTCACGCATGACCAAGCCCGGAAGCGGCTCACCAAGCGCTCGGAGGAGGTGGTGCGCCTGCTGGTGACACGGCAGTCGCTGCAGAAGGCAGTGCAGCAGTCCATGCTGTCCTAG
- the CTNS gene encoding cystinosin isoform X2: MIRSWLIIFILLPLKLIEKCESTVDLTVPPTVKLENGSSANISITLQHPLNATLVITFQITFRSKNVTILELPDEVVVPPGVTDASFQVTSQNVGQVTVYLHGNHSNQTGPRIRFLVIHSDVVSTINQVIGWIYFVAWSISFYPQVITNWRRKSVVGLSFDFVALNLTGFVAYSVFNIGLLWVPSIKEQFFLKYPNGVNPVDSNDVFFSLHAVALTLVVMVQCFLYEQGNQHVSWPTISFLVLSWVFVLVTMILAAVGAYMNFYYKSTEGWSIGNVLLDFTGGSFSLLQMFLQSYNNDQWTLIFGDPTKFGLGIFSIFFDVIFFIQHFCLYRNKPGLQAAHMGSDSRPRQDWVLSLEPKALT; this comes from the exons ATGATAAGGAGTTGGCtgattatttttatccttcttcCCCTGAAGCTCATAGAGAAGTGTG AGTCGACAGTCGACCTCACCGTCCCTCCCACTGTGAAGCTGGAAAATGGAAGCTCAGCCAACATCAGCATCACCCTTCA GCATCCATTAAATGCAACCTTGGTGATCACTTTTCAAATCACATTTCGTTCAAAAAATGTTACTATCCTTGAGCTCCCCGATGAA GTTGTGGTGCCTCCTGGAGTGACAGATGCCTCTTTTCAAGTGACATCTCAAAATGTTGGACAAGTTACTGTTTATCTGCACGGAAATCATTCCAACCAGACTGG CCCGAGGATCCGCTTCCTGGTCATCCACAGTGATGTCGTTAGCACCATAAACCAAGTGATTGGCTGGATTTACTTTGTGGCCTGGTCCATCTCCTTCTACCCGCAGGTGATCACCAACTGGAGGCGGAAAAG TGTCGTTGGTCTAAGCTTTGACTTCGTGGCCCTGAACCTGACAGGCTTCGTGGCCTACAGCGTGTTCAACATTGGTCTCCTCTGGGTACCCTCCATTAAG GAGCAGTTTTTCCTCAAATATCCCAATGGAGTGAACCCTGTGGACAGTAACGATGTCTTCTTCAGTCTGCACGCAGTCGCCCTGACCCTGGTTGTCATGGTGCAGTGTTTCCTCTATGAG CAAGGCAACCAGCATGTGTCCTGGCCTACCATCAGCTTCCTGGTGCTCTCATGGGTCTTCGTGCTCGTCACCATGATTTTGGCTGCAGTTGGG GCCTACATGAACTTTTACTACAAAAGCACCGAGGGCTGGAGCATTGGTAACGTGCTTCTGGACTTCACTGGGGGCAGCTTCAGCCTCCTCCAGATGTTCCTCCAGTCCTACAACAATG ACCAGTGGACACTGATCTTCGGAGACCCAACCAAGTTTGGACTTGGcatcttctccatcttcttcGATGTGATCTTCTTCATTCAGCACTTCTGCTTATACAGAAATAAACCAGG GCTTCAGGCAGCACACATGGGTTCTGACAGCCGTCCCAGGCAGGATTgggtgctgagcttggagccgaAGGCCTTGACCTAA
- the EMC6 gene encoding ER membrane protein complex subunit 6: MAAVVAKREGPPFISEAAVRGNAAVLDYCRTSVSALSGATAGILGLTGLYGFIFYLLASILLSLLLILKAGRRWNKYFKSRRPLFTGGLIGGLFTYVLFWTFLYGMVHVY; this comes from the coding sequence ATGGCAGCTGTGGTGGCCAAGCGAGAAGGGCCGCCGTTCATCAGCGAGGCAGCTGTGCGAGGCAACGCCGCCGTCCTGGATTACTGCCGGACCTCAGTGTCAGCGCTGTCGGGGGCCACAGCCGGCATCCTCGGCCTCACCGGCCTCTACGGCTTCATCTTCTACTTGCTTGCCTCcatcctgctctccctgctcttaATTCTCAAAGCAGGAAGGAGGTGGAACAAATACTTTAAATCACGAAGACCCCTCTTTACAGGAGGTCTCATCGGAGGCCTCTTCACCTACGTCCTGTTCTGGACGTTCCTCTATGGCATGGTGCACGTCTACTGA